One Streptomyces sp. NBC_00554 DNA segment encodes these proteins:
- a CDS encoding Eco57I restriction-modification methylase domain-containing protein — protein sequence MSAVTRNQVFTAVHTVGGLLPADMLVRISEGKDVPGSKPADYGLPSSRSVRDEAERSWEYLKPLWRDLRKHLPEDRETGLPAADPTGRAGSDWLAPLWRELGFGPLTHIGPAGITADSDAEKKFPVSHRWRHALIHQTAWNADLDKRPGGAGSVPPQSMLQECLNRTEAHLWGVLTNGRQVRLLRDSSALATASYVEFDLEAIFDGELFSEFVLLYRVLHVSRFEVAEDAPPSACRLEKWRTEAIASGTRALDQLRKGVQDAITALGTGFLRHPENTALRKDVRPKALQAALLRLVYRLLFVFVAEDRDALLSPKADPQARERYEAYFSSARLRAHARKRRGTAHGDLYEALRIVLDALGDEKGRPELGLPGLGGLFNDTDADAPLRGLKLSNEALLTAVRHLSQVRDGSSGRWRAVDYRHLDAEELGSVYESLLELEPKHSTADRTFTLVEVAGNTRKTTGSYYTPSSLIECLLDSTLDPVIRDAVKRGEKAASKSGATDPADAIVNELLSLTVCDPACGSGHFLVASARRIAKQVAAVRERNPEPTLDAVRHALHEVVAWCIYGVDLNPMAVELAKVSLWLEALEPGKPLGFLDAHVKHGNALIGATPTLLRGGIPDAAFKPVEGDEKRFAKALERQNKLERGGQRGLFDLDTDAKITNAAFATGLLRITGASPDTLADVNRQEADYRNWSQSSEYVHALHSADAWCAAFMWRKTPDAPLAVTEEVFRALQDPTADAAPQSTHDEIIRLRAQYRFFHWHLEFPEVFSVPESGAGVDEHTGWARGFDCILGNPPWERIKLKEQEFFAQRDVEIATAPNAAARRTLIAALPETRPDLAEEFAATKRQGDGEAHFIRDSGKYPLTGLGTVNTYAAFSEGNRGLLGPPGRLGMIVPTGIATDATTQHFFKDLVKNGSIAALYDFENRAGLFPAVDSRMKFSILTLAGRSQREPAALFAFFLRDPAELNDAGKVFTLAPEEIILLNPNTGTCPVFRSRRDAEITLEIYRRVPILIRHGEPAGNPWAAEIGRMFHMSEDSHLFRTRKELEEEGWSLKGNVFSREATEMLPLYEAKMLHHYDHRWATYCEDGTTRDLTPHEKQSANHSVLPRYWVPSVEVSQISSTKAWDRDWFIGFRKICRATDERTLIAYAFPAGGLGDSGNIIMPAVETTPGILYANLISLVVDFTLRQKLGGTNLNYFQLEQLPLLTPSMIESHTSFISRRILELSYSSHDMTAFAQNLGDTDAPFRWDEGRRRVIRAELDTLFFHLYGISREDVDYILDTFPIVRRKDEAKYGTYRTKELILAEYDRMAEAGLTLDNPLVDGENYTSTLAPPPGRGPRHPA from the coding sequence ATGTCCGCTGTCACCCGCAACCAGGTGTTCACCGCCGTCCACACGGTCGGGGGGCTGCTGCCTGCCGACATGCTGGTACGGATCTCCGAGGGCAAGGACGTCCCCGGCTCGAAGCCGGCCGACTACGGCCTGCCGTCCTCCCGCTCGGTACGCGACGAGGCCGAGCGCAGCTGGGAGTACCTGAAACCGCTCTGGCGCGACCTGCGCAAGCACCTCCCCGAGGACCGGGAGACGGGCCTCCCGGCGGCCGACCCGACAGGCCGCGCCGGCAGTGACTGGCTGGCACCGCTTTGGCGGGAGTTGGGCTTCGGCCCGCTGACGCACATCGGCCCGGCGGGCATCACCGCCGACTCGGACGCGGAGAAGAAGTTCCCGGTCTCCCACCGCTGGCGGCACGCCCTCATCCACCAGACAGCCTGGAACGCCGACCTCGACAAGCGCCCCGGTGGCGCCGGTTCGGTCCCGCCGCAGTCGATGCTCCAGGAGTGCCTGAACCGCACGGAGGCCCACCTGTGGGGCGTCCTCACCAACGGCCGTCAGGTGCGACTGCTCCGCGATTCCAGCGCACTGGCCACGGCCTCGTACGTCGAGTTCGACCTCGAAGCGATCTTCGACGGCGAACTGTTCAGTGAGTTCGTGCTGCTGTACCGGGTGCTGCATGTGTCGCGGTTCGAGGTGGCGGAGGACGCGCCGCCGTCCGCGTGCCGACTGGAGAAGTGGCGCACGGAGGCCATCGCCTCCGGCACCCGTGCCCTGGACCAGCTCCGCAAGGGCGTCCAGGATGCGATCACCGCGCTGGGTACGGGCTTCCTGCGTCACCCGGAGAACACGGCCCTGCGCAAGGACGTCCGCCCGAAGGCCCTCCAGGCCGCACTGCTGCGGCTCGTCTACCGGCTGCTGTTCGTCTTCGTGGCCGAGGACCGCGACGCGCTGCTGTCGCCGAAGGCGGACCCGCAGGCACGCGAACGGTACGAGGCGTACTTCTCGTCGGCCCGACTGCGCGCACACGCAAGGAAGCGGCGGGGTACGGCCCACGGTGATCTGTACGAGGCCCTGCGCATCGTCCTCGACGCCCTCGGCGACGAGAAGGGCCGCCCCGAGCTGGGCCTGCCCGGCCTCGGCGGTCTGTTCAACGACACGGACGCGGACGCCCCACTGCGCGGGCTGAAGCTGTCCAACGAGGCTTTGTTGACGGCCGTACGGCACTTGTCGCAGGTGCGGGACGGCAGCTCGGGGCGTTGGCGCGCGGTGGACTACCGGCACCTGGACGCGGAGGAGCTGGGCTCCGTGTACGAGTCCCTGCTGGAGCTGGAGCCCAAGCACAGCACCGCCGACCGTACGTTCACGCTGGTCGAGGTGGCAGGTAACACCCGTAAGACGACGGGGAGTTACTACACCCCGTCCTCACTCATCGAGTGCTTGCTGGACTCGACTCTGGACCCGGTGATAAGGGACGCGGTGAAGCGGGGCGAGAAAGCGGCATCGAAGTCGGGGGCGACCGACCCGGCGGACGCGATCGTGAACGAGCTGCTGTCCCTGACGGTGTGCGACCCGGCATGCGGCTCGGGGCACTTCCTGGTGGCGTCGGCGAGGCGCATCGCCAAGCAGGTGGCGGCGGTACGGGAACGCAACCCGGAGCCCACACTAGATGCGGTCCGCCATGCCCTTCACGAGGTCGTCGCCTGGTGCATCTACGGCGTCGACCTCAACCCGATGGCCGTAGAACTGGCCAAGGTGTCACTGTGGTTGGAGGCGCTGGAACCGGGGAAGCCGCTGGGCTTCCTGGACGCGCACGTGAAGCATGGGAACGCGTTGATTGGTGCGACGCCGACACTGCTACGTGGCGGCATCCCTGACGCCGCGTTCAAGCCGGTCGAAGGCGACGAAAAGAGGTTCGCCAAAGCGCTGGAACGCCAGAACAAACTGGAGCGCGGGGGTCAGCGCGGCCTGTTCGACCTGGACACCGACGCCAAGATCACCAACGCTGCCTTCGCAACGGGTCTGCTTCGCATCACGGGCGCCTCGCCCGACACGCTGGCCGACGTGAACCGCCAGGAGGCCGACTACCGGAACTGGTCTCAGTCTTCGGAGTATGTCCATGCCCTCCATTCGGCCGACGCGTGGTGCGCCGCGTTCATGTGGCGCAAGACACCAGACGCCCCGCTCGCGGTGACTGAGGAGGTATTCCGTGCCCTCCAGGACCCGACAGCCGACGCCGCTCCGCAATCCACGCACGATGAGATCATCCGTCTGAGGGCCCAGTACCGATTCTTTCACTGGCACCTTGAGTTTCCAGAGGTGTTCTCCGTACCGGAGTCAGGTGCGGGCGTGGATGAGCACACTGGATGGGCGAGAGGCTTTGACTGCATTCTCGGCAATCCCCCGTGGGAGCGGATCAAGCTCAAGGAGCAGGAGTTCTTCGCGCAGCGGGACGTAGAGATCGCGACCGCCCCCAACGCAGCCGCCCGACGCACACTTATTGCAGCCTTGCCCGAGACACGTCCCGACCTGGCCGAGGAGTTCGCGGCGACTAAACGTCAAGGAGACGGTGAAGCTCACTTCATTCGCGATTCCGGGAAGTATCCCCTCACCGGCCTCGGGACTGTAAACACGTATGCCGCCTTCTCAGAGGGCAACCGCGGCCTACTCGGCCCGCCGGGTCGGCTGGGCATGATCGTCCCCACCGGAATTGCAACCGATGCGACCACTCAGCATTTTTTCAAAGATTTGGTGAAAAACGGCTCGATCGCAGCATTGTACGACTTTGAGAACCGCGCCGGTCTCTTCCCGGCCGTGGACTCCCGTATGAAGTTCAGCATCCTGACCCTCGCCGGTCGATCTCAGCGCGAACCGGCAGCGTTGTTCGCATTCTTCCTCCGCGACCCGGCCGAACTGAACGACGCAGGGAAGGTCTTCACGCTCGCACCCGAGGAGATCATTCTCCTCAATCCCAACACGGGAACTTGCCCTGTCTTCCGTTCCCGTCGAGACGCGGAAATCACGCTAGAAATCTACCGCCGTGTCCCGATTCTTATCAGGCATGGCGAGCCCGCTGGAAATCCCTGGGCCGCCGAGATCGGCCGCATGTTCCACATGTCTGAAGACTCGCATCTGTTCAGAACGCGCAAAGAGCTTGAAGAAGAGGGCTGGTCGCTCAAGGGCAATGTCTTCAGCAGGGAGGCAACTGAGATGCTGCCGCTCTACGAGGCGAAGATGTTGCATCACTACGATCACCGGTGGGCGACATACTGCGAGGACGGAACCACCCGCGACCTGACGCCACATGAGAAACAGAGCGCCAATCACTCTGTGCTACCCCGATACTGGGTACCCTCGGTTGAGGTGAGCCAGATTTCCTCAACCAAGGCATGGGACAGGGATTGGTTCATTGGCTTTCGCAAGATTTGCCGAGCCACAGATGAACGCACTCTTATCGCTTACGCATTCCCTGCTGGAGGGCTTGGCGATTCAGGAAATATCATTATGCCCGCAGTAGAGACCACGCCAGGCATTCTCTACGCAAACCTAATTTCCTTGGTTGTCGATTTTACGTTGAGGCAAAAACTTGGGGGAACGAATCTCAACTATTTCCAACTCGAACAGCTTCCACTTCTGACTCCCAGCATGATCGAGTCCCACACCTCCTTCATCAGCCGGCGCATCCTAGAACTGTCCTACAGTTCGCACGACATGACAGCGTTCGCGCAGAACCTCGGCGATACCGACGCCCCCTTCCGATGGGACGAGGGTCGCCGTCGGGTAATCCGAGCCGAACTCGACACCCTCTTCTTCCATCTCTACGGCATCTCCCGCGAAGACGTCGACTACATCCTCGACACCTTCCCCATCGTCCGCCGCAAGGACGAGGCCAAGTACGGCACGTACCGCACCAAGGAACTGATCCTCGCCGAGTACGACCGTATGGCCGAGGCCGGGCTCACCCTCGACAACCCCTTGGTGGACGGCGAGAACTACACCTCCACCCTCGCACCACCCCCAGGCCGCGGCCCCCGCCACCCAGCCTGA
- a CDS encoding DEAD/DEAH box helicase, with translation MALTYSAGSLVKARGREWVVLPESKPDLLVLRPLGGSDDDIAAVFPAFETVDEAKFAPPEPSDLGDQRAAGLLRTALRVGFRSGAGPFRSLAGIAVEPRAYQLVPLLMALRQKTVRMLISDDVGIGKTIEAGLVASELLAQGEATGLAVLCSPALAEQWQQELRTKFGMDAELVLSSTVSRLERGLDLGQSLFDKYPHVIVSTDFIKSPRHRDDFVRHCPDLVIVDEAHTCVVADDTSTASQNQLRYELLRRVSADENRHLLLVTATPHSGKESAFRNLLGLVKPELAHVSLDSEAGRKLLAQHFVARKRADVRQYLTKEDGLTDDSLAERTAFPSDRYFKDETYKLSPEYRALLDDAIAYASERVEQAGSQGKREARIAWWSAIALLRSLVSSPRAAAQTLRTRSAAAIAASAEEADKLGAPLNSDAADSDAMEGMDVAPGAETTEDPRSYLAELADIAKELEGPAKDLKLKALIKHLKALLADGHNPIVFCRYIPTAEYLAAQLENDKESGRRGPLGAKTVVKAVTGTLSPQQRIERIEKLADEAGPDAAARRVLIATDCLSEGVNLQHHFDAVVHYDLAWNPTRHDQREGRVDRYGQRKDQVRVITLYGDDNGIDGKVLEVLIKKHRQIKKDLGISVSVPDELSTGVTDAIVEWLLMRGREDQDALFSADAFKVSTAKLDSDWNSAAEREKASRSRFAQRSVRPQEVAREVAAVREALGGAGEIDTFVRESLGALGAVLRGDGEDFTAQFGGTPIGLRDALAPTVGAEVIEKDRPIPFRADPAVARGEAALVRTDPVVGALASHVLNAALDTQADGARPARRCGVVTTDAVGTLTTLLLVRYRFHLTLPSRSGEKQLVAEDARLIAFEGSARKAEWLRPERARALLDATASESTDRHYAERTMTRLLTQLPDVYSHLETYGEELAAELDASHRRVRQASGEIVRGLSVTVQKPADILGAYVYLPVVPATAPEVSA, from the coding sequence ATGGCACTCACGTACTCCGCCGGTTCCCTGGTGAAGGCCCGCGGCCGGGAATGGGTGGTGCTCCCCGAGAGCAAGCCCGATCTGCTCGTCCTGCGTCCGCTGGGCGGCTCGGACGACGACATCGCCGCCGTGTTCCCGGCATTCGAGACGGTGGACGAGGCGAAGTTCGCGCCGCCGGAGCCGAGCGACCTCGGCGACCAGCGGGCGGCGGGCCTGCTGCGTACGGCGCTGCGCGTCGGCTTCCGCTCCGGCGCGGGACCGTTCCGCTCGCTGGCCGGCATCGCGGTGGAGCCGCGCGCGTACCAGCTCGTGCCGCTCCTCATGGCGCTGCGCCAGAAGACGGTCCGGATGCTGATCTCCGACGATGTCGGCATCGGCAAGACGATCGAGGCGGGCCTGGTAGCGAGCGAACTCCTCGCGCAGGGCGAGGCGACGGGCCTCGCCGTGCTCTGCTCCCCCGCGCTGGCCGAGCAGTGGCAGCAGGAGCTGCGCACGAAGTTCGGCATGGACGCGGAGCTGGTCCTCTCCTCGACGGTCTCGCGCCTCGAACGGGGCCTGGACCTGGGCCAGTCCCTCTTCGACAAGTACCCGCACGTCATCGTCTCGACGGACTTCATCAAGTCCCCGCGCCACCGCGACGACTTCGTTCGCCACTGCCCCGACCTGGTGATCGTCGACGAGGCCCACACCTGCGTGGTCGCCGACGACACTTCCACGGCTTCGCAGAACCAGCTCCGCTACGAGCTGCTGCGCCGCGTCTCCGCGGACGAGAACCGGCACCTGCTGCTCGTGACGGCGACCCCGCACAGCGGCAAGGAGTCCGCGTTCCGCAATCTCCTGGGCCTGGTCAAGCCCGAACTGGCCCACGTGAGCCTTGACTCGGAGGCGGGCAGGAAACTCCTCGCGCAGCACTTCGTGGCACGCAAGCGGGCGGACGTACGCCAGTACCTCACCAAAGAGGACGGTCTCACCGACGACTCCCTCGCGGAGCGGACGGCATTCCCCTCCGACCGCTACTTCAAGGACGAGACGTACAAGCTGTCGCCGGAGTACCGGGCCCTGCTCGACGACGCGATCGCATACGCGAGTGAGCGCGTCGAGCAGGCGGGCAGCCAGGGCAAGCGGGAAGCGCGCATCGCCTGGTGGTCGGCGATCGCTCTGCTCCGCTCCCTGGTGTCGTCGCCGCGCGCCGCAGCGCAGACGCTGCGGACCCGCTCGGCGGCGGCGATCGCCGCGTCGGCCGAGGAGGCCGACAAGCTGGGCGCCCCCCTCAACAGCGACGCGGCCGACAGCGACGCGATGGAGGGCATGGACGTCGCACCGGGCGCGGAGACGACCGAGGATCCACGCTCCTACCTCGCCGAACTCGCGGACATCGCCAAGGAGTTGGAAGGCCCGGCCAAGGACCTGAAGCTCAAGGCGCTGATCAAGCACCTCAAGGCGCTGCTCGCGGACGGCCACAACCCGATCGTGTTCTGCCGCTACATCCCGACGGCCGAGTACCTCGCCGCCCAGCTGGAGAACGACAAGGAGTCCGGCAGGCGCGGCCCGCTCGGCGCCAAGACCGTCGTGAAGGCGGTCACCGGCACGCTCTCCCCGCAGCAGCGCATCGAGCGCATCGAGAAGCTCGCCGATGAGGCCGGCCCGGACGCCGCCGCCCGCCGCGTCCTCATCGCCACGGACTGCCTCTCCGAGGGCGTCAACCTCCAGCACCACTTCGACGCCGTCGTCCACTACGACCTGGCCTGGAACCCGACCCGCCACGACCAGCGCGAGGGCCGCGTCGACCGCTACGGCCAGCGCAAGGACCAGGTCCGTGTCATCACCCTGTACGGCGACGACAACGGCATCGACGGCAAGGTCCTCGAAGTCCTCATCAAGAAGCACCGCCAGATCAAGAAGGACCTCGGCATCTCCGTCTCCGTACCCGACGAGTTGTCGACGGGCGTCACGGACGCGATCGTTGAGTGGCTGCTGATGCGCGGCCGCGAGGACCAGGACGCGCTGTTCAGCGCGGACGCGTTCAAGGTGAGCACGGCGAAGCTGGACAGCGACTGGAACTCGGCGGCCGAGCGTGAGAAGGCGTCCCGTTCGCGGTTCGCGCAGCGCTCCGTGCGTCCGCAGGAGGTGGCTCGCGAGGTCGCGGCGGTCCGGGAGGCGCTGGGCGGCGCGGGCGAGATCGACACGTTCGTACGGGAGTCCCTGGGCGCCCTCGGTGCCGTACTCCGCGGCGACGGCGAGGACTTCACGGCCCAGTTCGGCGGCACGCCCATCGGCCTGCGGGACGCGCTGGCGCCGACGGTCGGCGCGGAGGTCATCGAGAAGGACCGCCCGATCCCGTTCCGTGCGGACCCGGCGGTGGCACGCGGCGAGGCGGCCCTGGTGCGGACGGACCCGGTCGTGGGCGCCCTCGCGTCCCACGTCCTCAACGCCGCCCTGGACACCCAGGCCGACGGCGCCCGCCCTGCCCGCCGCTGCGGCGTGGTCACCACGGACGCGGTCGGCACCCTCACCACCCTCCTCCTGGTCCGCTACCGCTTCCACCTCACGCTGCCCTCCCGCAGCGGCGAGAAGCAGCTGGTCGCGGAAGACGCCCGGCTGATCGCCTTCGAGGGCTCGGCGAGGAAGGCGGAGTGGCTGCGGCCGGAGCGGGCGCGGGCGTTGCTCGACGCGACAGCGTCGGAGAGTACGGACCGGCACTACGCAGAGCGCACGATGACGCGGCTGCTCACCCAACTCCCGGATGTGTACAGCCACTTGGAGACGTACGGCGAGGAGCTGGCCGCGGAGCTGGATGCCTCGCACCGCCGGGTGCGCCAGGCGTCCGGCGAGATCGTCCGCGGACTGTCCGTCACCGTGCAGAAGCCTGCCGACATCCTCGGCGCGTACGTGTACCTGCCCGTTGTTCCTGCGACTGCTCCTGAGGTGTCCGCCTGA